The genomic stretch CGAATGTAAGTAAAGGATATTATAAGCTTGATTGGGATTTGAATGCATCAGATTATCTTTACACTGGTGATTTAGGTTATGTAGATGAAGATGGATTTTTATTCGTAGTTGATCGTCGAAGTGACTTAATTATTTCTGGGGGAGAGAATATATATCCTGCAGAAATCGAATCAGTATTATTATCGCACCCAGACATTATTGAAGCTGGTGTAACGGGCAAAGAAGACCCAGCTTGGGGAAAGGTACCTGTTGGATTTGTGATCAGTAAATCCTCTAATCCTCCATCCCAAGAAGAACTAATCGAGTATTGTCGAGATAAAATGGCGGGATATAAAATTCCAAAAGAAATAATTTTTGTAGAAAACTTACCAAGAAATGCAACAAACAAGCTAGTAAGAAGAGAGCTACTAAAGCTTTTATAAGGGGAATTAATGATGTTAATTCAACAAATTGAATTATTTTTAATGGAACAGCCTTTAAAGATACCATTTAAAACAAGCTATGGTACATATGAAAAACGTGAAAGTATTATTGTTAAAATTATCGATGAAAATGGATTAAGTGGTTATGGAGAAGTTGTTGCTTTTTCTGAACCGTGGTATACGGAAGAAACGATTTATTCCGCACTTCATGTTTTACAAGATTTCTTAATTCCAAAATTAGTAAATAAGCAATTTAATCATCCTAATGAAGTAGCATCGCAGTTAAATCAATTTAAAGGGAATCAAATGGCTAAAGCAGGGCTTGAAGGTGCGTATTGGGATTTGTATAGTAAACAAAATTCAATTTCGTTAGCGCAAGCTTTAGGGGGCAATAAATCTGAGATACCAGTTGGGGTCGTTATTAGTATAGACGAGCCAGGAAAAATGACAAAACAAATTGGTGACTATTTAGCAGAAGGATATAAACGATTTAAAATAAAGGTTTCGAGGGAAAATGATTACGAAATTGTATCTACTATCCGAAATAGTTATCCGTCAATTCCTCTAATGATTGATGCTAATTCGGATTATTCGATAGACGACATCCCTCAGCTAAGAAAATTAGATCAATTTAATCTAATGATGATTGAGCAGCCTTTCGGTGAGCGCCAATTTATTGAACATGCTATTCTTCAAAAGGAAATTTCGACCCCTGTTTGTTTAGATGAAAGTATTTGTTCCATTGAGGATGTTCAAATTGCCCACGAACTAAAAGCATGTAAGATCATTACTGTAAAGCCTGGCAGAGTCGGAGGATTAACCAACTCAATCGAAATTCATCGTTATTGCGTTGAAAAGAATATTCCAATTTGGGTTGGAGGTATGATTGAAACAGGAATCTCTAGAATTCAAAACGTTGCATTAGCCTCTCTTCCAGGCTTTACGATCCCTGGAGATATATCGGCCTCATCTAGACATTGGGAGCACGATATTATTTATCCAGAGGTAGCATTAATAAAAGGGAAAGTTAGAGTTCCAGATGGGCCTGGTATAGGAGTAGAAGTGGATGAAGCAAGAGTCAGAAGTCTTTCTAAAAAGATTTATAGACATGCTTAAAAAAATAGACAAAAAAAATACGATCAAATTAAACTTGTCATTCATTTCAAGTTTCTTTGACCGTATCTTTTTTTATTTCATTATTTTTCTTCTCAGGTACTGGATCAAATCCACCTGGATGAAACGGATGGCACTTAAGTATTCTTTTAGTCGTTAAATAAGAGCCTTTTAGCGCACCATGAGTTTGTAGTGCCTCTAATCCGTAATGAGAGCATGTAGGATAAAATCTACATGAAGGTGGAGTGGCAGGTGATATCCATTTTTGATAAAATCGAATGATTCCAATTAATATTTTATTCATATACAAACCTTACGTCTGCTAGAATTATTTTTCATCATGGTTATTATTCATTTTTACGTCTTCTAGCTTATCGACTTTATGCTGTACTCCATAGCCTTTATTTACAGTAAGTACGAATGCACCAAACACAACAACGATAATAATTCCACTAACAACAAATACTCCAGTCATACGCTAATCCTCCTAAATAGTTATACTACTATGATATAGTATACTGTCCAATATGCAAGGCATTCAAATATTTTCATAAAGATTAAGGAATATTATTTCAATAATGATGAAACATTTTAATAGACATAGTACAATGGATAAACAAGTATGAATGTAGGAAGGTTAAAATGTACATATTTAAAGATTTTTACCATAATACAGTTGAATTATCATTTGAGAAGCATCCATTTTCACTCAATCCAAAGCATGTTTGGGTTATTTGTAAGTACAATGACCAATGGTTACTAACAGACCACCAAAGAAGAGGATACGAATTTCCAGGTGGAAAAGTAGAAGAAGGCGAAACGCCAGAAGAAGCTGCTAAACGCGAAGTTTTAGAAGAAACCGGTGGAAATGTATCTAAAATTAATTACCTAGGGCAGTATCGTGTTACAGGTAAGGACAAAATCATTATAAAAAATATTTACTTTGCCGAAATAAGTGAACTTTTAACACAAAAGCATTATTTTGAAACAAACGGGCCTGTCCTATTAGATGAATTTCCACCAAACATAAAAAGAGATCGACGATTTAGTTTTATCATGCGTGACGAAGTATTTTCACAAAGTTTAAGTTATTTAAATAATAAAAAAGGCTCACTTTTATAAGTGAGCCTTTTTACATTTTTTTAGTTTGAAAATAAATCATGGGCAGGGAAAAAAAAGAAAGTTGAGACTGGAAACAAATCAGTGGAAGTGCAAATAAAAAAGGAGAAACTGCAATTAAATCAGGGGAAGTGCAAATAAAAAAGATGAAACTGCAATTAAATTAGCAAAACTCCAAATAAAGGCAATAAATTAGAACAAAGTGTAGCCTGTGAATCAAAAAAAAGAAAAAATATCATTAAAATAGTTCGAGAAAGAACAAAATCATGTAAAAAAACATAATAAACACGGAAATGCTCCCCTCAATTAATGCTCAAACCATGTATATCAACAAAGTTTACTGTTATATCAACAAAAATCACTACTATATCAACAAAGTTCACTTATTGTTCGTACTTTCCAAACAAAGATGCTAAAAAAGCTCACAGCTTTAGTGAGCTTTTCACTTATTTTTTTAATGTTTTTCTCTCTATATATTCAACAATAATATACATTACACCAGCGCAAACGCTGATGATTAATACACTCATTAAGACGAGCGTGAAGTTAAATACTTGGAAGCCATATACGATTAAATAGCCGAGTCCGCTTTTAGAAACTAAGAACTCTCCGACAATCACTCCTACCCAAGCTAAGCCGACATTTACTTTTAATGTTGAAATGACGGTAGGTATACTAGCAGGAAAGATGACATTTTTAAAGATTTGAGTTTTTGTTGCTCCAAAACTTTTAATTACTTTTACGTAATTTTCGTCTACTTGTAAAAAGGCTTGATAAATAACTAGTGCTGTAATGACAAAACTTATAATAATTCCCATGGCAATTATTGAAGAATATGAAGGGCCAAAAATTACGATAATGATTGGGCCAAGCGCAACTTTTGGCATTGCATTAAAGACTACTAAAAACGGGTCTAGTACTTTTGAAGTAAATGGATACCACCAAAGTATGATGGCTAGAACTAAGCCAAGAATTGTGCCTAATATAAAGCCAACTAGCGTTTCAGTAATCGTAGTCATAGCATCATGATAAATCGAGCCATCCGCAATTTTAGAGATGAATAAATCGTAAATTTTAGTTGGTGCACTAAATAATAATGGATCAATTATTCTTCGGTGGCTTAAGAGCTCCCAAGCTATGAAAAATATAATAATAATTAATATTTGGATAAAAAATACTAAAAGTTTTTTGCGGCGATTTTTTTTTGCTATTTTGTCATGATATGATTTTAGCTCATCATATACTTTATCCACGTTTCTCCAACTCCTTCCAAATAGAAGAAACGTAAGAAGAAAAAAGTGATTGGTGTCTTGCTTCAAAAGGGGAGTGCGTACGTAATTCCTCTGGTAAATGAAAAACTTTTGATATTTTTGTAGGAGCGTTAGTTAGCGTAATGACCCGATCACACATTGCTACAGCTTCTTCGATATCGTGAGTTACTAATATAGCGGTTGTATTTAACTTTTTAAATAAGTTGAAAACTAATTCTTCTAGTTTAACTTTATTTTGATAATCTAAAGCTGAAAATGGTTCATCCAATAATACAATTGATGGGCTTGTAGAGAGAGTTCTTACTAATGCAACTCGTTGTCTCATTCCACCAGAAAGTTCTCTTGGGTATGCATTTTCGTAATCTTTTAATCCAACTTCATTTAACAATTCTAAAG from Arthrobacter citreus encodes the following:
- the menC gene encoding o-succinylbenzoate synthase, which produces MLIQQIELFLMEQPLKIPFKTSYGTYEKRESIIVKIIDENGLSGYGEVVAFSEPWYTEETIYSALHVLQDFLIPKLVNKQFNHPNEVASQLNQFKGNQMAKAGLEGAYWDLYSKQNSISLAQALGGNKSEIPVGVVISIDEPGKMTKQIGDYLAEGYKRFKIKVSRENDYEIVSTIRNSYPSIPLMIDANSDYSIDDIPQLRKLDQFNLMMIEQPFGERQFIEHAILQKEISTPVCLDESICSIEDVQIAHELKACKIITVKPGRVGGLTNSIEIHRYCVEKNIPIWVGGMIETGISRIQNVALASLPGFTIPGDISASSRHWEHDIIYPEVALIKGKVRVPDGPGIGVEVDEARVRSLSKKIYRHA
- a CDS encoding ABC transporter permease, yielding MDKVYDELKSYHDKIAKKNRRKKLLVFFIQILIIIIFFIAWELLSHRRIIDPLLFSAPTKIYDLFISKIADGSIYHDAMTTITETLVGFILGTILGLVLAIILWWYPFTSKVLDPFLVVFNAMPKVALGPIIIVIFGPSYSSIIAMGIIISFVITALVIYQAFLQVDENYVKVIKSFGATKTQIFKNVIFPASIPTVISTLKVNVGLAWVGVIVGEFLVSKSGLGYLIVYGFQVFNFTLVLMSVLIISVCAGVMYIIVEYIERKTLKK
- the ytkD gene encoding nucleoside triphosphatase YtkD; translated protein: MYIFKDFYHNTVELSFEKHPFSLNPKHVWVICKYNDQWLLTDHQRRGYEFPGGKVEEGETPEEAAKREVLEETGGNVSKINYLGQYRVTGKDKIIIKNIYFAEISELLTQKHYFETNGPVLLDEFPPNIKRDRRFSFIMRDEVFSQSLSYLNNKKGSLL
- a CDS encoding ABC transporter ATP-binding protein, which gives rise to MSYLTIDDISHVFLSKQKAIKILDGLTFNVEKGEFVSVLGPSGCGKSTLLSIISSLLVPYEGSVKFKGKPYNIKSGEIGYMLQHDYLFPWKTIKENIFLGLQILDKDTEENKNRTLELLNEVGLKDYENAYPRELSGGMRQRVALVRTLSTSPSIVLLDEPFSALDYQNKVKLEELVFNLFKKLNTTAILVTHDIEEAVAMCDRVITLTNAPTKISKVFHLPEELRTHSPFEARHQSLFSSYVSSIWKELEKRG
- the ytzI gene encoding YtzI protein, encoding MTGVFVVSGIIIVVVFGAFVLTVNKGYGVQHKVDKLEDVKMNNNHDEK
- the yidD gene encoding membrane protein insertion efficiency factor YidD codes for the protein MNKILIGIIRFYQKWISPATPPSCRFYPTCSHYGLEALQTHGALKGSYLTTKRILKCHPFHPGGFDPVPEKKNNEIKKDTVKET